The Asticcacaulis sp. EMRT-3 genome segment CCCACCTCGATCATGCTGCACTTCAATGAAAAGCTGGCGCCGAAGCTCTCGGGCTTCGACGTCACCATGGGCGACGGCATGAAGGTCGATGTCACGCCCGCCGTCGATTCCAGCGGCATGATGCTCACCGCGCCCGTCAAAGGCAAGCTGATGGCCGGCACCTACAAGGTGTCGTGGCACGCTGTGACAACTGACGACGGTCACCGCACGACCGGCGAATTCACCTTTAGTGTAAAGTAGATTTGGCACCGTAAAGTAGGACGACCAACATGTGGGCGGTAAGTATCGCGAGGTTTGTGCAATATGCAGGGGCAACCGGCCTGTTCGGGGCTGCCCTGTTTTATCTCACGCTTCTTCCGCCCAAAGGTAATGCTTCGGCCAGCGCTCTGCGCTGGCCGAAGCCCCTCCTCGTTGGCAGCAGTCTGCTCCTGTTCTTAGGCGCCTTGCTGTCGCTGGCTGCCCAGGCCGCCACCATGAACGGTATCACGCTCGACAAGCTCGACATCCCGTCTGTGTCAGTCGTCCTGACCGACACCCATTGGGGCCATGCCATCGCCGCACGCATTGCCTTGAGCTTCGTCACGTTCCTGACCGTCATAATCATAAAGCCGTCACGGTGCCTGTGGCAGGTAACATGCCTATTGGGCGTAGTTCTGCTCGCCAGTTTCGCCTGGACGGGCCATGGCGCATCGACGGAAGGTGCCGGCGGCTGGGTCCATCTGATCGCCGATATTGCGCACATGATAGCGGCAGGCGTCTGGCTGGGCGCGCTGGCAGCGTTCCTGGCCTTGCTCTGCCTGCCCAAGGCTCAGGACCTGGAACAGCAAACCGCGCTGTTCGACGCTCTGAAGAACTTCTCCGGGATGGGTTCTGCCCTCGTCGCGGTGCTCGTGGTCTCAGGCCTGATCAACAGCTACTTCCTGATTGGGGTTAGCCATATTGGACAGATATTCCAGTCAACCTACGGCATCCTGCTCACCATCAAGGTCATCATCTTCGCCGGGATGCTGATCCTGGCCGGTCTCAACAGGTTCAGGCTTACGCCCGCGCTAGAAATCTCGCTCGCGGCCAATGACACGACCGGCGCAATCAAGGCTCTGCGGCGGAGCCTCATCCTGGAAACCTTGGCCGGGCTCGCCGTTCTCGCGCTGGTCGCTGCCTTCGGCATGATGGAACCACCATCAGCGCTCTAACAAATCTTAAAAAGGTCTTCGGGGGCCCGATATGACGCACGACAAGGACATTTCTATTACGAGACCGCAGGACTTGCGCCCGCTGACCAGTCTGCGCTTCTTCGCGGCCATGTGGGTGGTCGCCTACCATTTTTGGCCAAACCTGCAACCCGTTCGGCCGGACTTTGTTGCCAAGGGATATCTAGGCGTCGAACTCTTCTTCGTGTTGTCGGGCTTTATCCTCAGTCACGTCTATCTGGAGAGCTTCAAAGCCAAACGCTTCGGCTACCGCG includes the following:
- the copD gene encoding copper homeostasis membrane protein CopD, which gives rise to MWAVSIARFVQYAGATGLFGAALFYLTLLPPKGNASASALRWPKPLLVGSSLLLFLGALLSLAAQAATMNGITLDKLDIPSVSVVLTDTHWGHAIAARIALSFVTFLTVIIIKPSRCLWQVTCLLGVVLLASFAWTGHGASTEGAGGWVHLIADIAHMIAAGVWLGALAAFLALLCLPKAQDLEQQTALFDALKNFSGMGSALVAVLVVSGLINSYFLIGVSHIGQIFQSTYGILLTIKVIIFAGMLILAGLNRFRLTPALEISLAANDTTGAIKALRRSLILETLAGLAVLALVAAFGMMEPPSAL
- the copC gene encoding copper homeostasis periplasmic binding protein CopC, with the protein product MKKLNLFLASATLMAAALVATVADAHAKLQSAMPAASSTVASPTSIMLHFNEKLAPKLSGFDVTMGDGMKVDVTPAVDSSGMMLTAPVKGKLMAGTYKVSWHAVTTDDGHRTTGEFTFSVK